A single window of Nicotiana sylvestris chromosome 3, ASM39365v2, whole genome shotgun sequence DNA harbors:
- the LOC104240825 gene encoding alpha-dioxygenase 2-like — protein MAFSFSLAAFVHPQLRHVVAKMSLFDTILFSVVHLLDKFDLWHRLPVLLGLAYLGLRRHLHQRYNLLHVGEVNGKKYDTEEFSYRTADGTCNHPADHLVGSHGTFFGRNMPPSTSNYGLLEPHPVTVATKLLERRKCTDCGSQFNMIACAWVQFMIHDWNDHMEDTEQVELRAPEDVVAGCPLKSFKFFKTKKLPTNSSDLKFGHLNSRTPWWDGSVIYGNNKEGMIRVRTFKDGKLRVSGDGLLEHDDNGIPISGDVRNNWAGFSLLQALFMKEHNAICDMLKEHYPEFDDEKLYRHARLITSAVIAKIHTLDWTIELVKTDTIVAGMRINWYGFLGKKIKDLLGPKFGPILSGLVGLKRPRDHGTPYSLTEEFVSVYRMHSLLPEKIVLRDLKSTTSEDKSLPIQEEIPMTEMIGKEGEKSLSKIGIEQMLVSMGHQSCGAATLWNYPTWMRNLVPHDIDGEERPDLVDMAALEIYRDRERGVPRYNEFRRNLLMIPISKWEDLTDDEEVIEALREVYGDDVEKLDLQVGLHAEKKIKGFAISETAFNIFLLIASRRLEADRFFTTNFNARTYTEKGFEWVNKTETLKDVIDRHFPEMTEKYMRCTSAFSVWNSDPDPRHYLPLYLRPAT, from the exons ATGGCATTCTCATTTTCTCTTGCAGCCTTTGTTCACCCTCAACTCCGGCATGTTGTTGCAAAGATGTCTCTGTTCGACACAATTTTGTTCTCT GTGGTACATCTTTTGGACAAGTTTGATCTATGGCATAGATTACCAGTGTTACTCGGATTGGCTTACCTAGGACTAAGAAGACACTTGCACCAGCGATACAACCTCTTACATGTTGGAGAAGTTAATGGCAAGAAATATGATACAGAAGAGTTTTCGTATCGGACTGCTGATGGTACGTGCAATCATCCTGCGGATCATTTAGTGGGCAGTCATGGAACCTTCTTTGGTCGCAACATGCCACCATCTACTTCAAATTATGGG CTGCTGGAACCTCATCCAGTAACAGTGGCCACGAAGCTCTTGGAAAGGAGAAAGTGCACAGATTGTGGGAGCCAATTCAACATGATAGCGTGCGCGTGGGTACAATTTATGATCCATGATTGGAATGACCATATGGAGGACACTGAACAG GTAGAGCTTAGGGCTCCTGAAGATGTTGTAGCAGGGTGTCCGTTGAAGTCATTTAAGTTCTTTAAGACCAAAAAACTTCCCACAAATTCATCTGATCTGAAGTTTGGGCATTTGAATTCAAGGACCCCATGGTG GGATGGGAGTGTAATATATGGGAATAATAAGGAGGGCATGATTAGGGTGAGAACATTTAAGGATGGAAAGCTCAGGGTCTCAGGAGATGGACTTCTTGAACATGACGATAATGGCATTCCAATATCTGGAGATGTTCGTAACAATTGGGCAGGCTTCTCTCTGTTGCAGGCCTTGTTTATGAAGGAACATAATGCCATATGCGATATGCTTAAA GAACATTACCCTGAATTTGACGATGAAAAGCTGTACCGACATGCAAGATTGATAACTTCAGCAGTCATTGCTAAAATCCATACCCTTGATTGGACAATTGAACTTGTTAAGACTGATACTATAGTGGCGGGAATGAGGATCAACTG GTATGGCTTTTTGGGGAAGAAAATCAAAGATTTGTTAGGACCTAAGTTTGGACCAATTCTGAGTGGATTAGTTGGACTTAAAAGGCCCAGAGATCACGGGACTCCCTACTCATTGACTGAAGAGTTTGTTAGCGTCTATAGAATGCACTCACTTTTACCTGAAAAAATTGTTCTGAGGGACTTGAAGTCGACTACTTCAGAAGACAAATCGTTGCCTATTCAAGAAGA GATTCCTATGACAGAAATGATCGGGAAAGAAGGAGAAAAAAGCTTGTCCAAAATTGGTATAGAGCAGATGCTGGTATCAATGGGTCATCAGTCATGTGGAGCTGCTACATTGTGGAATTATCCGACGTGGATGAGGAATCTTGTTCCTCATGATATTGATGGAGAAGAAAGACCAGATTTAGTTGACATGGCTGCATTGGAAA TttatagagatagagagaggggAGTTCCACGGTACAACGAGTTCAGAAGGAATTTGCTGATGATACCAATTAGCAAGTGGGAAGATTTAACTGATGATGAAGAAGTAATTGAGGCTTTGCGAGAAGTATATGGTGATGATGTTGAGAAGCTAGATCTCCAAGTTGGTCTACACGCGGAGAAGAAAATTAAAGGCTTTGCCATTAGTGAGACTGCTTTCAACATATTTCTGCTCATTGCTTCAAG gAGGCTAGAAGCTGATAGATTCTTTACAACTAATTTCAATGCGCGAACCTACACAGAGAAAGGCTTCGAATGGGTTAACAAGACAGAGACATTGAAAGATGTTATAGATCGACACTTCCCTGAAATGACAGAGAAATACATGAGATGCACAAGTGCATTCTCAGTGTGGAATTCGGATCCTGATCCTAGACATTATTTACCTCTTTACCTTAGACCAGCAACCTGA
- the LOC104225473 gene encoding alpha-dioxygenase 2-like has product MAFSFSLTAFVHPQLRHVVGKMSLFDTILFYVVHLLDKFDLWHRLPVLLGLAYLGLRRHLHQRYNLLHVGKVNGKKYDTEEFSYRTADGTCNHPVDHLVGSHGTFFGRNMPPSTSTYGLLEPHPATVATKLLERRKCTDCGSQLNMIGCAWVQFMIHDWNDHMEDTEQVELRAPEDVAAGCPLKSFKFFKTRKVPTDSPDLKFGHLNSRTPWWDGSVIYGNNKEGMIRVRTFKDGKLRVSGDGLLEHDDNGIPISGDVRNNWAGFSLLQALFMKEHNAICDVLKEHYPEFDDEKLYRHARLTTSAVIAKIHTLDLSIELAKTDTVVAGTRINWYGLLGKKIKDLLGPKFGPILSGLVGLKRPRDHGTPYSLTEEFVSVYRMHSLLPDKIVLRDLKSTTSEDKSLPIQEEIPMTEMIGKEGEKSLSKIGIEKMLVSMGHQSCGAATMWNYPTWMRNLVPHDIDGEERADLVDMAALEIYRDRERGIPRYNEFRRNLLMIPISKWEDLTDDEEVIEALREVYGDDVEKLDLQVGLHAEKKIKGFAISETAFNIFLLIASRRLEADRFFTTNFNARTYTEKGFEWVNKTETLKDVIDRHFPEMTEKYMRCTSAFAVWNSDPNPRRYLPIYLRPAT; this is encoded by the exons ATGGCATTCTCATTTTCTCTTACAGCCTTTGTTCACCCTCAACTCCGGCATGTTGTTGGAAAAATGTCTCTGTTTGATACAATTTTGTTCTAT GTGGTACATCTTTTGGACAAGTTTGATCTATGGCATAGATTACCAGTGTTGCTCGGGTTGGCTTACTTAGGATTAAGAAGACATTTGCACCAGCGATACAACCTGTTACATGTAGGAAAAGTTAATGGCAAGAAATATGATACAGAAGAGTTCTCGTATCGGACTGCTGATGGTACGTGCAATCATCCTGTGGATCATTTAGTGGGCAGTCATGGAACCTTCTTTGGGCGCAACATGCCACCATCAACTTCAACTTACGGG CTGCTGGAACCTCATCCAGCAACAGTGGCAACGAAGCTCTTGGAAAGGAGAAAGTGCACAGATTGCGGGAGCCAATTAAACATGATAGGATGCGCGTGGGTACAATTTATGATCCATGATTGGAATGACCATATGGAGGACACTGAACAG GTCGAGCTTAGAGCTCCTGAAGACGTTGCAGCAGGGTGTCCGTTGAAGTCATTTAAGTTCTTTAAGACCAGAAAAGTTCCTACAGATTCACCTGATCTGAAGTTTGGGCATTTGAATTCAAGGACCCCATGGTG GGATGGGAGTGTAATATATGGGAATAATAAGGAGGGCATGATTAGGGTGAGAACATTTAAAGATGGAAAGCTCAGGGTCTCAGGAGATGGACTTCTTGAACATGACGATAATGGCATTCCAATATCTGGAGATGTTCGTAACAATTGGGCAGGCTTCTCTCTGTTGCAGGCCTTGTTTATGAAGGAACATAATGCCATATGTGATGTGCTTAAA GAGCATTACCCTGAATTTGATGATGAAAAGCTGTATCGACATGCAAGATTGACAACTTCAGCAGTCATTGCTAAAATCCATACCCTTGATTTGTCAATTGAACTTGCTAAGACTGATACTGTAGTTGCGGGAACGAGGATCAACTG GTATGGACTTTTGGGGAAGAAAATCAAGGATTTGTTAGGACCTAAGTTTGGACCAATTTTGAGTGGATTAGTTGGTCTTAAAAGGCCCAGAGATCACGGGACTCCCTACTCATTGACTGAAGAATTTGTTAGCGTCTACAGAATGCACTCACTTTTACCTGACAAAATTGTTCTAAGGGACTTGAAGTCGACTACTTCAGAAGACAAATCCTTGCCTATTCAAGAAGA GATTCCTATGACGGAAATGATTGGGAAAGAAGGAGAAAAAAGCTTGTCCAAAATTGGTATAGAGAAGATGCTGGTATCAATGGGTCATCAGTCATGTGGAGCTGCCACAATGTGGAATTATCCGACGTGGATGAGGAATCTTGTTCCTCATGATATTGATGGAGAAGAAAGAGCAGATTTAGTTGACATGGCCGCATTAGAAA TTTATAGAGATAGAGAAAGGGGAATTCCACGGTACAATGAGTTTAGAAGGAATTTGCTGATGATACCAATTAGCAAGTGGGAGGATTTAACTGATGATGAAGAAGTAATTGAGGCTTTGCGAGAAGTATACGGTGATGATGTTGAGAAGCTAGATCTCCAAGTTGGTCTACACGCGGAGAAGAAAATTAAAGGCTTTGCCATTAGTGAAACTGCTTTCAACATATTTCTGCTCATTGCTTCAAG gAGGCTAGAAGCTGATCGATTCTTTACAACTAATTTCAACGCGCGAACCTACACAGAGAAAGGCTTCGAATGGGTTAACAAGACAGAGACATTGAAAGATGTTATAGATCGACACTTCCCTGAAATGACAGAGAAATACATGAGATGCACAAGTGCATTCGCAGTGTGGAATTCAGACCCAAATCCTAGACGTTATTTGCCTATCTATCTGAGACCAGCAACCTAG